In Carnobacteriaceae bacterium zg-84, the genomic window GCTAAAGATACCGCAATCGACGAGAAATTCAACAACAAAGAATTAACAGAAACAGAAAGACGATGCGAAAAAAGCCGCTAAACAAGCAGCAGATACGGCAAAAGAAGCCATCGATGCCGCAACAAATGTTGAGGGAGTCAATACGGCAAAAACAGAGGGTCTACCAAAAGTAACGCTGAAGTAAATGGCGCAATCAAATCAAACGCTAAACAAACATTGATACTGCAGCAGAGAAAGCCAAAGAAGCCATCGACAACTTGACTTACCAGAAGACGTCAAAACAAAAGCAAAAGACGCAGTAGAGAAAGCCAAAGAAGCCGCTAAACAAGCGATCGATAACGCCACAACGGACGCTGACGTCACACTGAAAAAGAAGCTGGTAAACAAGCGATAGACTTACCAAAAGCCAAAGAAGATGCGAAAAAGCCATTGATGACGCCAAAGCCGCTAAAGATACCGCAATCGACGAGAAATTCAACAACAAAGAATTAACAGAAACAGAAAGAGACGATGCGAAAAAAGCCGCTAAACAAGCAGCAGATACGGCAAAAGAAGCCTCGATGCCGCAACAAATGTTGAGGGAGTCAATACGGCAAAAACAGAGGGTCTACCAAAAGTAAACGCTGAAGTAAATGGCGCAATCAAATCAAACGCTAAACAAGACATTGATACTGCAGCAGAGAAAGCCAAAGAAGCCATCGACAACTCTGACTTACCAGAGACGTCAAACAAAGCAAAAGACGCAGTAGAGAAAGCCAAAGAAGCCGCTAAACAAGCGATCGATAACGCCACAACGGACGCTGACGTCAACACTGAAAAAGCTGGTACAACAAGCGATAGACTTACCAAAAGCAAAGAAGATGCGAAAAAAGCCATTGATGACGCCAAGCCGCTAAAGATACCGCAATCGACGAGAAATTCAACACAAAGAATTAACAGAAACAGAAGAGACGATGCGAAAAAAGCCGCTAAACAAGCAGATACGGCAAAAAAGCCATCGATGCCGCAACAAATGTTGAGGGAGTCAATACGGCAAAAACGAGGGTCTACCAAAAGTAAACGCTGAAGTAAATGGCGCAATCAAATCAAACGCTAAACAAGACATTGATACTGCAGCAGAGAAAGCCAAAGAAGCCATCGACAACTCTGACTTACCAGAAGACGTCAAAACAAAAGCAAAACGCAGTAGAGAAAGCCAAAGAAGCCGCTAAACAAGCGATCGATAACGCCACAACGGACGCTGACGTCAACACTGAAAAAGCTGGTAAACAAGCGATAGACTTACCAAAGCCAAAGAAGATGCGAAAAAAGCCATTGATGACGCCAAAGCCGCTAAAGATACCGCAATCGACGAGAAATTCAACAACAAAAATTAACAGAAACAGAAAGAGACGATGCGAAAAAAGCCGCTAAACAAGCAGCAGATACGGCAAAGAAGCCATCGATGCCGCAACAAATGTTGAGGAGTCAATACGGCAAAAACAGAGGTCTACCAAAAGTAAACGCTGAAGTAAATGGCGCAATCAAATCAAACGCTAAACAAGACATTGATACTGCAGCAGAGAAAGCCAAAGAAGCCATCGACAACTCTGACTTACCAGAAGACGTCAAAACAAAAGCAAAAGACGCAGTAGAGAAAGCCAAAGAAGCCGCTAAACAAGCGATCGATAACGCCACAACGGACGCTGACGTCAACACTGAAAAGAAGCTGGTAAACAAGCGATAGACTTACCAAAAGCCAAAGAAGATGCGAAAAAG contains:
- a CDS encoding DUF1542 domain-containing protein, with product MKSNAKQDIDTAAEKAKEAIDNSDLPETSNKAKDAVEKAKEAAKQAIDNATTDADVNTEKAGTTSDRLTKSKEDAKKAIDDAKPLKIPQSTRNSTQRINRNRRDDAKKAAKQADTAKKPSMPQQMLRESIRQKRGSTKSKR
- a CDS encoding DUF1542 domain-containing protein is translated as MPQQMLRSQYGKNRGLPKVNAEVNGAIKSNAKQDIDTAAEKAKEAIDNSDLPEDVKTKAKDAVEKAKEAAKQAIDNATTDADVNTEKKLVNKR